From the Halalkalicoccus sp. CGA53 genome, one window contains:
- a CDS encoding flavin reductase family protein, translating to MELNPTEHNSRTIYRIMTTVTAPRPIAWISSMDSDGNDNLAPYSHYNNVCAAPPVVMFSAGTHRGLKDTTRNVLETEEFVINAVTTPLVEKMDSTSATLEPGDSEFGWANIAREESTAVSPPRVAESPVHLECILYDSMDVYNNRMILGEVIHIHIDDSLLTEGKVDSQKFDPVGRLGGPYYTETRIMDAQRQY from the coding sequence ATGGAGCTGAACCCCACCGAGCACAACTCCAGAACGATATATCGGATCATGACGACGGTGACGGCTCCGAGGCCGATTGCCTGGATTAGCTCGATGGACTCCGATGGGAACGACAACCTCGCGCCGTACAGCCACTATAACAACGTCTGCGCCGCTCCACCCGTAGTGATGTTCTCTGCAGGAACGCACCGCGGCCTCAAAGACACGACGAGGAACGTCCTCGAGACCGAAGAGTTCGTGATCAACGCGGTTACGACGCCGCTCGTAGAGAAGATGGACAGCACGAGCGCCACGCTGGAGCCCGGTGACAGTGAGTTCGGCTGGGCGAATATTGCGCGTGAGGAGTCCACAGCCGTCTCACCCCCTCGCGTCGCGGAATCACCCGTCCACCTCGAATGCATTCTGTACGACTCGATGGACGTGTACAACAATCGGATGATCCTTGGCGAGGTCATACACATCCACATCGACGATAGCCTGTTGACCGAAGGCAAGGTGGACTCCCAGAAGTTCGATCCGGTCGGCCGACTGGGCGGCCCGTACTACACCGAGACGAGGATCATGGATGCCCAACGACAGTACTAA
- a CDS encoding acyl-CoA thioesterase, whose amino-acid sequence MPREFTTKIEVRFRDLDPYAHVNHAVYATYLEQARTRYYKEVFDKLPYEIDSVIVRLEIDYRKPVTIEDTLTVGIELSDIGRSSISRAYTITNGAETVAEAKTKQVFIDVATETSKPVPDDHRAALEAYHFA is encoded by the coding sequence ATGCCCAGAGAGTTCACCACGAAGATCGAGGTGCGGTTTCGCGATCTCGATCCGTACGCGCACGTGAATCACGCCGTATACGCGACGTACCTCGAGCAAGCGCGCACTCGGTATTACAAGGAGGTTTTCGATAAGCTCCCCTACGAGATCGACTCCGTCATCGTCCGTTTGGAGATCGATTACCGAAAGCCAGTCACGATCGAGGATACGCTCACCGTCGGGATCGAACTCTCAGATATAGGACGGTCGAGCATCTCCAGGGCGTACACGATCACGAACGGCGCCGAAACCGTCGCGGAGGCGAAGACCAAGCAGGTCTTCATTGATGTAGCGACCGAAACGTCAAAACCGGTTCCGGACGACCACCGAGCAGCGCTCGAAGCGTATCACTTCGCTTGA